The proteins below are encoded in one region of Clostridium fermenticellae:
- a CDS encoding S-ribosylhomocysteine lyase: protein MDKIASFTVNHLKLQRGVYVSRKDKFKDVVLTTFDIRMTRPNLEPVMNTAEIHTIEHLGATFLRNHKDYADKTMYFGPMGCRTGFYLILCGNYESKDIVELLKEMYKFIAGFEGDVPGAAAKDCGNYLDMNLPMAKYLADKFLNEVLMNISDKNLNYPQ, encoded by the coding sequence ATGGATAAAATTGCAAGCTTTACAGTTAATCATTTGAAGCTACAAAGAGGAGTTTATGTTTCAAGAAAAGATAAATTTAAAGATGTAGTTTTAACTACATTTGATATAAGAATGACCAGGCCTAATCTTGAGCCAGTTATGAATACAGCTGAAATACATACAATTGAGCATTTAGGTGCAACATTTCTAAGAAATCATAAGGATTATGCAGATAAAACTATGTATTTTGGACCGATGGGATGTAGGACAGGTTTTTATCTTATTTTATGTGGAAATTATGAATCTAAAGATATTGTTGAGTTACTTAAGGAAATGTATAAATTTATTGCCGGATTTGAAGGAGATGTACCGGGGGCAGCTGCAAAGGACTGTGGCAACTACCTCGATATGAATTTACCTATGGCAAAGTACCTTGCGGATAAGTTTTTAAATGAGGTTTTGATGAATATTTCTGATAAAAATTTAAATTATCCACAATAA
- a CDS encoding NfeD family protein — protein sequence MNHFLILWIFIAAVALIIDIFTSNFFFVWFTIGAIAAIFTQILGYSIIIQSIIFLIISILSIAIGYPLVRKNIKATIKPTLLREQTYIGRKITVDDDMLNNNVVKIDGVLWQIYNIGDNISKGDKVKIVKLEGNKILIEKINEEGI from the coding sequence ATGAATCATTTTTTAATACTTTGGATTTTCATCGCAGCTGTAGCACTCATAATTGATATATTTACAAGCAATTTCTTCTTCGTATGGTTTACTATAGGTGCTATAGCTGCTATTTTCACTCAGATTCTCGGATATTCAATAATCATTCAAAGTATTATATTTTTGATAATAAGTATTTTATCAATAGCAATTGGATATCCATTAGTCAGAAAGAATATAAAAGCTACAATAAAACCTACATTACTCAGAGAACAAACCTATATAGGGAGAAAAATTACAGTAGACGATGATATGTTAAACAACAACGTGGTAAAAATAGATGGAGTTCTTTGGCAAATATATAATATAGGAGATAATATCTCAAAAGGAGATAAAGTAAAAATTGTAAAATTAGAAGGCAATAAAATATTAATAGAAAAAATAAATGAGGAGGGAATATAA
- a CDS encoding SPFH domain-containing protein, whose product MSILILLIILVVLFLVFVSCIKIVNTGYVSIIERFGQFHRILNPGWHLIIPFADFVRRKVSTKQQILDIEPQSVITQDNVKISIDNVIFYRILNPKDAVYNIEDYTSGIIYSTITNMRNIVGNMTLDEVLSGRDKINSELLKVVDDITDAYGIKILSVEIKNILPPSEIQQAMEKQMRAERDKRAVILQAEGEKQSDIAKAEGEKQAKILQAEAEKEANIRRAEGLKQSQLLEAEGKAKAIEAIAEAQSKAIRKVNTAIIDSGTNETVIALKQVEALQEMAKNPANKLILPNETLSSLGSIAAIGEMLKGNK is encoded by the coding sequence ATGTCAATATTAATTTTACTTATAATTTTAGTTGTTTTATTCTTAGTATTTGTATCATGTATCAAAATTGTAAATACAGGATACGTAAGCATAATAGAAAGATTTGGTCAATTTCACAGAATATTAAACCCGGGCTGGCACCTTATAATTCCATTTGCAGATTTTGTCAGGCGAAAGGTTTCCACAAAACAGCAAATACTAGATATAGAACCCCAAAGTGTTATAACACAGGATAACGTAAAAATATCAATAGACAACGTAATTTTTTACAGAATTCTTAATCCTAAAGATGCAGTATATAATATTGAAGATTATACATCCGGTATAATCTATAGTACTATAACGAACATGAGGAATATAGTTGGTAATATGACCTTAGATGAAGTTTTATCTGGAAGAGATAAAATAAATTCTGAACTTTTAAAGGTTGTAGATGATATAACAGATGCCTACGGAATAAAAATTTTATCAGTTGAGATAAAAAATATTCTTCCACCATCCGAAATACAGCAGGCCATGGAAAAGCAGATGAGAGCTGAAAGAGATAAAAGGGCAGTTATACTTCAAGCTGAAGGTGAAAAGCAAAGTGATATCGCAAAAGCTGAAGGTGAAAAACAGGCAAAAATACTTCAGGCTGAAGCTGAGAAGGAAGCAAATATAAGAAGAGCTGAAGGTTTAAAACAGTCACAGCTTCTTGAAGCAGAGGGTAAGGCAAAAGCTATTGAAGCAATAGCAGAGGCCCAATCAAAAGCAATAAGAAAAGTTAACACTGCAATAATAGATTCAGGTACCAACGAAACAGTTATTGCATTAAAACAGGTTGAGGCTCTTCAAGAAATGGCTAAAAATCCTGCTAATAAACTAATACTTCCAAATGAAACCCTATCTTCACTCGGTTCAATCGCAGCTATAGGTGAGATGTTAAAGGGAAATAAATAA
- a CDS encoding efflux RND transporter permease subunit: protein MFLADVSLKRPVFITVIIIALLALGIVSYKSLSVDQFPDVDTPVVSVTVVEAGAAPDQIESKVTKKIEDSIGQISGVSHISSTVTEGVSSTAIIFELNKPSAEALQDVKDKVSNIRGTLPTDITEPVIAKFDATAQPIVSLTVSGEMSSKDISEVADDDVVKKLQTINGVGAVNTYGEEQREIHINLDKEKMNSYNITIAEVSNSLKSDNIDVSSGKIDDGDTEISLKTNAAIKNVDDFLNILVTTRDNSEIRLKDIATVKDSSKEKDSLSFYNGKPAIGIDVLKQSNSNTVEVADSIKEQIANIQKGLPSGVTIKVVRDNSTSIRDSVNDVQKTLIEGCILAVVVVFMFLKNAASTAISGIAIPISIITTFAVMKVMNFSLNIVSLMALSIAVGLLIDDAIVVIENIVRHLNMGKSPVKAAKEATSEIGLAVMSTTFALVAVFLPIAMINGLVGKFLVQFGLTVAASVLVSLFVAFTLVPMLSSKYLSSKEKPIPVVGKFLDKFGEFFDKLADSYANALRTVLKHKIWVIIIPIMMLVGSLFIATKLNMGFIATSDKGELDIEADLDSSSTLNNASDITNEMENIIKKDHNVKYIYSTVKSSKVSMLVKLSDKQDRKESADEIGDKMRQNLNNIPGIDLSVVNSGGFLPGKMAQYHIKGDDFTKLQAYALKAKRVMENTPGAVDVGLTYKAGKPEVDFDVDRDKAADLGVSPATIASTLGTLFNGTVVSQYETDKDRYDVRVQVQDSDKKNLDSLDGIYVPGKNNTMIPISQVTKKVFTTSSSTINRYDKQREIQLTANYAGVSQSKFNNAFNKKLKTEAALPDGIEVTSGGADEQMNEGMSGLVTALGMGVLFVFLVIAAQFESFLDPLAILLSLPLAIIGAILGLFIGNKELDMMSMIGVIMLMGLVTKNAILLIDFARQNMSRGMSIEESLVEAGRTRLRPIIMTTLAMIFGMLPTALATGSGSELRAPMAFAIIGGLITSTLLTLLFVPAVYVYLNSFKNRFKMKNKKHSSQSVQL from the coding sequence ATGTTTTTAGCAGATGTTAGTTTAAAAAGACCAGTATTTATAACAGTAATAATTATTGCTTTGTTGGCTTTGGGTATAGTTAGTTATAAAAGTCTGTCTGTGGACCAGTTTCCAGATGTTGATACTCCAGTTGTATCTGTTACAGTAGTTGAAGCTGGGGCGGCTCCGGATCAGATTGAGTCTAAAGTAACAAAAAAGATAGAAGATTCTATAGGACAAATATCTGGTGTTTCACATATTAGTTCAACTGTAACAGAGGGAGTTTCAAGTACAGCAATTATATTTGAATTAAATAAACCTTCAGCTGAAGCACTTCAAGATGTAAAAGATAAAGTATCCAATATTAGAGGAACTCTTCCAACAGATATCACAGAACCTGTAATTGCAAAGTTTGATGCTACTGCACAGCCTATAGTATCCCTTACGGTTAGTGGAGAAATGTCAAGTAAAGATATATCGGAGGTAGCAGATGATGATGTTGTTAAGAAGCTGCAGACAATAAACGGTGTTGGAGCTGTCAATACATATGGAGAAGAACAAAGAGAAATTCATATAAATCTTGATAAAGAAAAAATGAACTCATATAATATTACAATTGCAGAAGTTAGTAATAGTTTAAAAAGTGATAATATAGATGTATCTAGTGGCAAGATTGATGATGGTGATACAGAAATAAGTTTAAAAACTAATGCAGCTATAAAGAATGTAGATGATTTCCTAAATATATTAGTCACTACACGTGATAATAGTGAAATTAGACTTAAGGATATTGCAACAGTTAAGGACAGTAGTAAAGAAAAGGATAGTTTATCTTTTTATAATGGGAAACCGGCAATTGGTATAGATGTTTTAAAACAGTCAAATTCAAATACTGTTGAAGTAGCTGACTCTATAAAAGAACAAATTGCTAATATCCAAAAAGGACTTCCATCTGGTGTAACAATTAAAGTTGTACGTGACAATTCAACATCTATACGTGATTCAGTTAATGATGTTCAGAAAACACTCATAGAAGGATGTATACTTGCAGTAGTAGTTGTTTTTATGTTCTTAAAGAATGCGGCAAGTACTGCAATCTCTGGAATTGCAATACCAATATCTATAATTACTACATTTGCAGTTATGAAGGTTATGAACTTTTCGCTGAATATAGTATCTTTAATGGCATTGTCTATTGCGGTTGGATTGCTTATCGATGATGCAATAGTTGTTATTGAAAATATTGTAAGGCATCTTAATATGGGGAAAAGTCCGGTTAAGGCAGCTAAGGAAGCAACTTCTGAAATAGGACTTGCAGTTATGTCTACTACTTTTGCGCTCGTAGCAGTTTTTCTCCCTATAGCAATGATTAATGGATTGGTAGGAAAGTTTCTTGTGCAATTTGGATTGACGGTAGCTGCCAGTGTTTTAGTTTCGTTATTTGTGGCATTTACACTGGTTCCAATGCTGTCATCCAAGTATTTAAGCAGCAAAGAAAAGCCAATACCTGTAGTAGGAAAGTTTTTAGATAAGTTTGGTGAGTTTTTTGATAAGCTGGCAGATTCTTATGCTAATGCTTTAAGAACTGTTTTGAAACATAAGATCTGGGTAATAATAATACCTATTATGATGCTGGTAGGAAGTTTGTTTATTGCTACAAAATTAAATATGGGATTTATTGCGACTTCTGATAAGGGAGAGTTAGATATAGAAGCAGATTTGGATTCCAGTTCTACACTAAATAATGCTTCTGATATCACTAATGAAATGGAAAATATAATAAAAAAAGATCACAATGTAAAATATATATATTCAACAGTAAAATCAAGTAAAGTAAGCATGCTCGTAAAGCTCTCAGATAAACAGGATAGAAAAGAAAGCGCTGATGAAATAGGGGATAAAATGAGGCAAAACTTGAACAATATTCCGGGAATAGATTTGTCTGTTGTTAATAGTGGAGGTTTTCTTCCAGGAAAGATGGCACAGTATCATATTAAAGGTGATGACTTTACAAAACTTCAAGCATATGCTTTAAAGGCTAAAAGGGTAATGGAAAATACTCCGGGTGCTGTAGATGTAGGTTTGACCTATAAGGCAGGTAAACCTGAGGTGGATTTTGATGTAGATCGTGATAAAGCTGCAGACCTAGGAGTAAGTCCTGCTACAATTGCAAGTACACTAGGAACACTTTTTAACGGTACTGTTGTAAGCCAATACGAAACAGATAAGGATAGATATGATGTTCGTGTACAGGTTCAGGATTCCGATAAGAAAAATCTTGATAGTTTAGATGGAATTTATGTACCGGGAAAGAATAATACTATGATTCCAATAAGTCAGGTAACTAAAAAGGTGTTTACAACATCTTCTTCAACTATAAATAGATATGATAAGCAGAGAGAAATACAACTTACAGCAAATTATGCCGGAGTGTCACAGAGCAAGTTTAATAATGCATTTAATAAAAAACTAAAAACTGAAGCTGCATTACCGGATGGAATAGAAGTGACGTCTGGTGGAGCTGATGAGCAAATGAATGAAGGAATGTCAGGACTAGTAACAGCACTTGGTATGGGAGTTCTATTTGTTTTCTTAGTAATTGCAGCCCAATTTGAAAGCTTTTTAGATCCCCTTGCCATTCTTCTTTCACTGCCTCTTGCCATTATTGGTGCAATTTTAGGATTGTTTATTGGCAATAAAGAACTTGATATGATGTCAATGATAGGTGTTATCATGTTAATGGGTTTAGTTACAAAAAATGCAATTCTGCTTATAGACTTTGCAAGGCAGAATATGAGTCGTGGTATGAGTATCGAAGAATCCTTAGTTGAGGCGGGCCGTACACGTTTGAGACCTATTATTATGACTACTTTGGCTATGATTTTTGGTATGCTTCCTACAGCTTTAGCTACTGGTTCAGGTTCAGAGCTTCGTGCCCCTATGGCCTTTGCAATTATTGGAGGATTGATTACATCAACATTATTGACATTATTATTTGTTCCAGCTGTTTACGTATATTTGAATAGTTTTAAGAATAGATTCAAAATGAAGAATAAAAAACATTCTTCTCAAAGTGTGCAACTTTAA
- a CDS encoding efflux RND transporter periplasmic adaptor subunit — translation MNKVKNLIRKVIKFMKERKILSIVVVIIIIAAIGGGIFLGEKKTSNLSKKTNKVSVKVIEADMDTVSEKASFKASLEASEEGVISAKVPGKVTQVSFQDGQTVSEGETLAKVDDTDIKNNIKTAEAQLAAAKAQLQAAQSSSDSAQLSVNKPQIDLQTAQNNYNRVKALHDQGAASDVEFENAGSQLKTAESALESARASAQASSMSIQTQEANIQTAQTNLDNLNDSLQNTTIKSPTSGVITGKNVSIGQYLGAGTALGKVDIISPIYADIDIRESDLNYIKLGTDAKLKLNDDDKTSYNGVVKTIDTAADPVSRAFKCKVQIDNKDGKLKPGIFGKIQIATDQNKKVITVPVKAIGGTQGNYYVLIDNNGRVRKKTVTIGDFDKSNVEIKSGIQVGDSVICTNVSSLQDGDSVKIVFD, via the coding sequence ATGAACAAAGTAAAAAATTTAATTCGTAAAGTAATTAAATTTATGAAGGAACGTAAAATACTTTCCATAGTTGTGGTAATTATCATAATTGCAGCCATAGGAGGTGGTATTTTTTTAGGTGAGAAAAAAACATCCAACCTTTCTAAAAAGACAAATAAAGTTTCTGTAAAAGTAATTGAAGCAGATATGGATACAGTGTCAGAGAAAGCATCTTTTAAGGCTTCTCTTGAAGCGTCAGAGGAAGGAGTTATAAGTGCCAAGGTTCCCGGAAAGGTAACGCAGGTTTCATTCCAAGATGGACAAACCGTATCTGAAGGAGAGACTTTAGCAAAGGTTGATGATACAGATATAAAAAATAATATAAAAACGGCTGAGGCTCAACTTGCAGCAGCAAAAGCTCAATTACAGGCAGCACAGAGTTCATCGGATTCTGCGCAGTTGTCAGTGAATAAGCCACAAATAGATTTACAAACAGCTCAAAATAATTATAACAGAGTAAAGGCACTTCATGATCAGGGTGCTGCTTCAGATGTTGAATTTGAAAATGCGGGGTCTCAGTTAAAAACTGCTGAAAGTGCGCTTGAGTCTGCAAGGGCCAGTGCTCAAGCTTCTAGTATGTCAATTCAAACTCAGGAGGCCAATATACAAACTGCTCAAACAAATTTGGATAATCTAAATGATTCACTGCAAAACACAACCATTAAGTCTCCAACTAGTGGTGTCATAACTGGTAAAAATGTTAGTATAGGTCAGTATTTAGGTGCTGGAACAGCTCTTGGGAAGGTTGACATTATATCACCGATATATGCAGATATAGATATTAGAGAAAGTGATTTAAATTATATTAAATTAGGAACAGATGCTAAATTAAAGCTGAATGACGATGATAAAACTAGCTATAATGGTGTTGTGAAAACTATTGATACTGCTGCAGATCCAGTTTCAAGAGCATTTAAGTGTAAAGTGCAAATTGATAATAAGGACGGAAAACTTAAACCGGGTATTTTTGGAAAGATACAAATTGCTACTGATCAAAATAAAAAAGTGATTACAGTACCGGTAAAAGCAATAGGAGGAACTCAAGGGAATTATTATGTATTAATAGATAACAATGGCAGGGTAAGAAAAAAGACTGTAACCATAGGTGATTTTGATAAAAGTAATGTGGAAATAAAATCTGGAATACAAGTAGGTGATAGTGTTATTTGTACTAATGTAAGTAGTCTGCAGGACGGTGATTCTGTAAAAATAGTATTTGACTAG
- a CDS encoding TetR/AcrR family transcriptional regulator — protein sequence MDNKKRITSRKLQAIERRQQLLDSAKKLFAKNGYYNTSVHSITNKIGMADGLIYHYFPKGKLEILHTILRDGCNYLVNHVNDTLQGVTDDMTLDDVMLYFCNELRNTVMLDSELIIIMLQERDLLRRETREIIFKMFSNIWIQINNFIKDRYQKGEIKEMDFRMVTHQFMSIIGSTVMMKFLFPDLKSEDTSKYIEELVKFTTDSWKN from the coding sequence ATGGATAATAAAAAACGAATAACTAGTAGGAAGCTTCAAGCAATTGAAAGAAGACAACAATTACTTGATTCTGCTAAAAAGTTATTTGCCAAAAATGGTTATTATAATACTTCTGTGCATTCAATTACAAACAAAATAGGTATGGCTGATGGATTGATTTATCATTATTTTCCTAAAGGGAAATTAGAAATTTTACATACTATATTGAGAGATGGATGTAATTACTTAGTCAATCATGTGAATGATACATTACAAGGCGTAACTGATGACATGACTTTAGATGATGTTATGCTTTATTTTTGTAATGAATTAAGAAATACAGTTATGCTTGACAGTGAACTCATTATAATTATGCTCCAAGAAAGAGATTTACTTAGAAGAGAAACTAGAGAAATTATATTCAAAATGTTTTCAAATATATGGATTCAAATAAATAATTTCATTAAGGATAGATATCAAAAAGGGGAAATTAAAGAAATGGATTTCAGAATGGTTACGCATCAATTTATGTCTATAATTGGGAGTACAGTTATGATGAAATTTTTATTTCCGGATTTAAAATCGGAAGACACCAGCAAGTATATAGAAGAATTAGTGAAATTTACTACAGATTCTTGGAAAAATTAG